In a single window of the Pseudobacteriovorax antillogorgiicola genome:
- a CDS encoding TlpA family protein disulfide reductase: MGIFTRAKESLQSKIWWRRLGINILWLLTIIFAAEWFQARNHPSGQLDPIFLKPLARLDGASSPLIESQDPLTLVYAFAPWCGVCRMTAEDLNDLGGVVTVKPLALSWESQESIKQFVTEASLSAPVFLGDDRIHGRNLKIEAFPSYYLVDAKGKVLYSWVGYSTTWGIISKSLLFKNFLID; the protein is encoded by the coding sequence ATGGGTATATTTACGAGAGCTAAAGAAAGTTTGCAGTCCAAGATCTGGTGGCGTCGTCTTGGAATCAATATTCTCTGGCTTCTAACAATTATTTTTGCGGCTGAGTGGTTTCAGGCTAGAAATCACCCATCGGGGCAGTTAGACCCCATATTTCTCAAACCTTTAGCAAGGCTCGATGGTGCAAGCTCTCCCTTGATCGAAAGTCAAGATCCTCTGACCTTAGTTTACGCCTTTGCTCCATGGTGTGGTGTTTGTCGCATGACCGCCGAAGATTTGAACGACTTAGGTGGAGTGGTAACGGTAAAGCCCCTTGCGTTGTCCTGGGAGTCTCAGGAGTCTATCAAGCAGTTCGTTACCGAAGCTTCCTTAAGTGCTCCGGTTTTTCTCGGTGATGATAGGATCCACGGCAGAAACTTGAAGATCGAGGCCTTTCCCAGTTACTACCTGGTGGATGCCAAAGGAAAAGTTCTTTACTCTTGGGTAGGTTACAGCACAACTTGGGGGATCATCTCGAAGTCTCTGCTGTTTAAGAACTTTCTGATCGACTAG
- the dinB gene encoding DNA polymerase IV, protein MRPHHEIHPSLTKRKIIHIDMDAFYASIEVRDDPSLRGKPIAVGGSREGRGVISTCSYEARAFGVHSAMPTSRALRLCPQLILRPSRFDVYRQVSQQIRDVFHSYSSLVEPLSLDEAFVDVTHHQGITATKIALEMKARILEVTKLTASTGVGPNKMIAKIASDLRKPDGITIVPPENVFLFMQGMPVKKIPGIGPKSAERLARKGIHQCRDVLTVGQIKLVEWFGQRFGEWLFLRAQGIDERAVETDRKRKSLGAETTFSKDITDADDLFERLKHVVDEVCRRLEKARVRGKTLTLKVKYGDFKQITRSLSLPHGIANSQQILEHLQELILKTEWGRRPVRLVGVSLSHLEGYDESSGTRSVFQPQLFSSSSLSD, encoded by the coding sequence GTGCGGCCCCATCATGAGATCCACCCATCTCTGACGAAGCGTAAAATAATCCATATTGACATGGATGCATTCTACGCCTCGATCGAGGTGCGTGATGACCCTAGCTTAAGGGGAAAGCCCATAGCGGTGGGAGGAAGCCGTGAGGGCCGCGGGGTGATCTCGACATGTAGCTATGAAGCTCGGGCTTTTGGAGTTCACAGTGCGATGCCCACCAGCCGCGCCCTAAGGCTTTGCCCTCAGTTAATTCTGAGACCCTCGCGCTTTGATGTCTATCGTCAAGTTTCGCAGCAGATTCGCGACGTGTTTCATTCTTACAGCTCTTTAGTCGAACCCCTATCCCTTGATGAAGCCTTTGTTGATGTGACTCATCATCAGGGGATCACTGCAACTAAGATCGCTCTAGAAATGAAGGCAAGGATCTTGGAGGTCACTAAACTCACCGCCTCCACCGGTGTAGGGCCGAACAAAATGATTGCCAAGATCGCATCCGATTTGCGCAAGCCTGATGGAATCACGATTGTGCCACCTGAGAACGTGTTTCTTTTCATGCAAGGGATGCCGGTGAAAAAGATTCCCGGAATCGGACCAAAGTCAGCAGAGCGTCTCGCAAGGAAAGGGATTCATCAATGCCGAGATGTGTTAACCGTTGGGCAAATCAAACTGGTGGAGTGGTTTGGGCAACGCTTTGGTGAGTGGCTGTTTTTAAGAGCCCAGGGTATTGATGAGAGAGCGGTGGAAACCGATCGCAAGCGCAAGAGCTTGGGGGCTGAGACAACGTTTTCAAAAGATATCACAGATGCAGACGATCTCTTCGAGCGACTTAAGCATGTGGTTGATGAGGTTTGCCGACGTTTGGAAAAAGCGCGGGTCCGTGGCAAAACCTTAACCCTTAAAGTCAAATACGGGGACTTCAAGCAGATCACCCGCTCCTTAAGCCTGCCTCATGGAATAGCTAATTCCCAGCAGATTCTCGAACACCTCCAAGAGCTAATCCTTAAAACGGAGTGGGGGCGTCGGCCGGTACGCTTAGTTGGAGTTTCCTTGTCTCATCTGGAGGGTTATGATGAGAGCAGTGGAACTAGAAGCGTTTTTCAACCTCAGTTGTTTTCTTCTAGTTCGTTGTCAGATTGA
- a CDS encoding alpha/beta fold hydrolase has translation MEALRLTLVWLALIICGTAPAQIIDLSEQEYKDKVRQFEALFASAPVQHFEAQPYQDQAVQLEYKAFRHPEARGSVFIVHGYTGNYYKYQELIYDLYQSSYSVFMFNQRGHGSSYLLKDQSVYVEDFNHYVEDLKTFVETIRPQAKQPLFILGHSVGGAVTTSFLQRYPNLVDGSILSAPMIRIKTTPFPEWLAQIMAKVAELAGLNTFLAPGQELPKDDWNYETANTSSRLRFDYHRSTFFRPDLSKMQRGGVTVGYINAAFQGIREINDDEQIRKMTKPILLLQAELDSWVQNVPQEELCERAPQCELVSIPSSKHEIFLEAESIRNLYLNRILSFLHEQTLI, from the coding sequence ATGGAAGCTCTACGGCTTACTCTCGTATGGTTGGCGCTGATTATTTGCGGGACCGCACCAGCTCAGATCATCGATCTTAGCGAACAAGAATACAAAGACAAAGTTAGGCAGTTCGAAGCACTGTTTGCATCAGCACCTGTCCAACACTTTGAAGCCCAGCCTTATCAAGATCAAGCGGTTCAGCTTGAATACAAGGCTTTCCGCCACCCCGAAGCACGGGGCTCTGTGTTCATTGTTCACGGTTATACAGGGAACTACTATAAGTACCAGGAGCTGATCTACGACCTCTACCAAAGCTCTTATTCAGTATTCATGTTTAACCAGAGAGGCCATGGCAGTTCCTATTTGCTAAAAGACCAATCCGTCTATGTAGAAGACTTTAACCACTACGTCGAAGACTTAAAGACATTTGTTGAAACGATCAGGCCACAGGCTAAGCAACCACTTTTTATTTTGGGGCATTCGGTCGGTGGCGCTGTCACCACTAGTTTTTTACAACGGTACCCCAATCTTGTGGACGGAAGTATTCTCAGCGCTCCCATGATCCGAATTAAAACCACACCGTTTCCAGAATGGCTAGCTCAGATCATGGCAAAAGTTGCTGAACTCGCTGGATTGAACACATTCCTAGCCCCTGGCCAAGAGCTTCCCAAAGACGATTGGAACTACGAAACAGCGAACACTTCATCCCGACTGCGCTTCGACTACCATCGTAGCACCTTCTTTAGGCCCGACCTGAGCAAAATGCAGCGAGGCGGTGTGACCGTAGGCTATATCAATGCAGCGTTTCAGGGGATTCGTGAGATCAACGATGATGAGCAAATCAGAAAGATGACCAAGCCCATTCTTTTGTTGCAAGCGGAGCTTGATAGCTGGGTGCAGAACGTTCCTCAAGAAGAGCTGTGCGAACGGGCTCCCCAATGCGAGCTGGTATCAATTCCAAGCTCTAAGCATGAGATATTTCTGGAAGCTGAGTCGATTCGTAACCTCTATCTTAATCGTATTTTGAGTTTCCTTCATGAGCAAACTCTGATCTAG
- a CDS encoding alpha-amylase family glycosyl hydrolase has protein sequence MLSKPLRRWILFCQLFGLVGTVWGQSQAFRIAIEPSRVAALGLDQSQRLRVISLRDNGTSYFFRGKVEWQSLTPSLASVSKDGWVKGLGEGDARIKAIAPDLGMEAEFSLSVVAKPFEIYLQAPRNWQKAHIWYWYLQGGADITGRDPTGEPWPAAFSQSLGAWPGPAMEAVEGMPGWFKAKLPRFDNHQEFPDTPLKPQPVRMVFSNPDRGEQTRDMIHGNGCFLAYNRYLGDPSNKVIDGRWDSPNNCPAFFKPLRAVVEAPGGPIYASQATVRIRSQGAENTQLFYNLEGRLAQATDPMASSSQSISIGPAITKQGEVDLCLAALTAENYGHNRCFHFWAGDPSKFKKLGAVYSTNETTFSIWSPDRSSVELWLDGRTIPMGYIGDAVNKPGIWAVTVAGDYKLKPYNFVIDGVTVRDPYGTMVQPGTDFNIVMNTSGIEPEGGWHGSPHLNKREDAIIYEMNIRDFTWDPSSGVNPDHRGRFLGAVESGTHLFKGGFQENPRISTGIDHLKELGITHVQLLPVFDYATCSAKDPQNSDSCYNWGYDPENFNIPEERYSLRPDDYEFRVQEFQTMVNEFHKAGISVVMDVVYNHTWVRPWRETDEGEKVLGDITGQYFLQDEEGFGYQLTGTGNTVDPSRNPMVDQFILDSLIYWIETYHVDGFRFDLAGVFDHQIISRWATALQERFPDKKLLLYGEPWTALDDPNPDHFRLYHMPQMFDRQGRFSHFGGFNFPFREAIKGFNDWGGGGGFAFNQITSSRTIMNGLRGSIGRSNYLASEFAIDPAQTINYVSSHDNLTLYDKISAWAVSQGRFISTGYKARISAFANSIVLMSQGVPFIHSGAELLRSKNGVANSYQAGDLINRIDWRRKAEHWPVFDMYRHVIHNRKRFEGLRLGTEDEINQAVRVYDRGYGLIEVSIRGDGTSRHELLILLNSGPDRDYILPPGLWTAAIEQGISTRDRPVQGVIKAAGTAVTLLYRP, from the coding sequence ATGTTGAGTAAGCCTTTGCGACGATGGATACTTTTTTGCCAATTATTTGGGTTGGTAGGCACCGTATGGGGCCAGTCACAAGCATTTCGGATAGCGATCGAACCCAGCCGAGTGGCTGCGCTAGGTCTCGACCAAAGCCAGCGCCTGCGGGTGATTAGCCTCCGTGACAATGGTACGAGCTATTTTTTTAGAGGCAAGGTGGAATGGCAGTCCCTAACCCCAAGTCTCGCTAGCGTCTCTAAAGATGGCTGGGTGAAAGGACTTGGCGAAGGAGATGCCAGAATCAAAGCAATAGCACCTGACCTTGGTATGGAAGCGGAATTTAGCCTGTCGGTGGTAGCTAAGCCTTTCGAAATTTACCTCCAGGCTCCAAGAAATTGGCAAAAGGCGCACATCTGGTATTGGTACTTACAAGGCGGCGCGGATATCACAGGCCGTGATCCCACGGGAGAGCCGTGGCCAGCTGCGTTCAGTCAAAGCTTGGGGGCCTGGCCTGGCCCTGCTATGGAAGCTGTTGAAGGGATGCCGGGTTGGTTTAAGGCAAAGCTGCCGCGCTTTGATAATCATCAGGAGTTTCCTGATACCCCGCTGAAACCCCAGCCAGTTAGGATGGTGTTCAGCAACCCTGATCGTGGTGAACAGACTCGTGATATGATCCATGGTAACGGCTGTTTTCTGGCCTACAATCGCTATCTAGGGGATCCATCAAATAAGGTCATTGATGGTCGTTGGGATTCGCCCAACAACTGCCCTGCATTCTTCAAGCCCCTAAGAGCTGTGGTGGAAGCACCCGGAGGGCCGATTTATGCGAGTCAGGCAACGGTAAGGATTCGTAGTCAGGGAGCTGAGAATACGCAACTCTTCTACAATCTTGAAGGCCGCTTGGCCCAAGCAACAGACCCCATGGCCTCATCGTCTCAGTCCATATCTATAGGTCCGGCAATCACTAAGCAAGGCGAAGTTGACCTCTGCCTAGCCGCCCTCACTGCTGAAAATTATGGGCACAATCGCTGCTTTCATTTTTGGGCTGGAGATCCTAGTAAGTTTAAGAAGCTGGGAGCAGTATACTCCACCAATGAAACAACATTTTCCATCTGGTCTCCTGACAGAAGCTCCGTAGAACTCTGGCTCGATGGGCGCACGATTCCAATGGGCTACATCGGTGATGCTGTTAATAAGCCAGGTATCTGGGCCGTGACTGTAGCCGGAGACTACAAGCTCAAGCCTTATAACTTTGTGATCGATGGTGTTACAGTCCGAGACCCCTACGGAACCATGGTGCAGCCAGGCACAGACTTTAATATTGTGATGAATACTAGCGGTATCGAACCAGAGGGCGGCTGGCATGGAAGCCCTCATCTCAACAAGCGGGAAGACGCGATCATCTATGAAATGAATATTCGTGATTTTACCTGGGACCCAAGTTCTGGAGTGAATCCAGACCATAGAGGGCGCTTTCTTGGAGCCGTTGAATCAGGAACTCACTTATTCAAAGGTGGGTTTCAGGAAAATCCAAGAATTTCTACCGGTATCGATCATTTGAAAGAACTTGGCATCACCCACGTTCAGCTTCTGCCAGTATTCGACTACGCTACATGCTCGGCGAAAGATCCTCAAAACTCTGATAGTTGCTATAACTGGGGCTATGACCCAGAAAACTTCAATATTCCTGAAGAACGCTATAGCCTCCGCCCCGACGACTATGAATTCCGTGTGCAAGAGTTCCAGACTATGGTCAACGAATTTCATAAAGCCGGTATCTCAGTTGTCATGGATGTTGTTTACAACCATACCTGGGTAAGGCCTTGGCGTGAAACCGACGAAGGAGAAAAAGTACTTGGCGACATCACTGGCCAATACTTTCTTCAAGATGAGGAAGGCTTTGGCTATCAGCTCACTGGCACAGGTAACACTGTCGACCCCAGCCGCAACCCCATGGTAGACCAGTTTATTTTGGACTCCCTTATTTATTGGATTGAAACCTATCACGTGGATGGCTTTCGATTTGATCTAGCCGGTGTCTTCGACCACCAGATCATCAGTCGCTGGGCTACCGCGTTACAAGAGCGATTTCCAGACAAGAAACTTCTGCTTTATGGCGAACCATGGACTGCCCTCGATGATCCGAATCCAGATCACTTCCGACTCTATCACATGCCTCAAATGTTTGACCGTCAGGGACGATTCTCCCATTTCGGGGGCTTTAATTTTCCTTTCCGGGAAGCCATCAAGGGATTTAACGACTGGGGAGGCGGCGGCGGCTTCGCATTCAATCAAATTACGAGCAGCCGAACGATCATGAACGGCCTCAGAGGGAGCATTGGTCGCAGCAACTATCTCGCCAGCGAATTCGCAATCGACCCTGCACAAACCATCAACTATGTTTCGTCCCATGATAACCTGACTCTCTATGACAAGATTAGTGCATGGGCTGTAAGCCAGGGTCGCTTTATCTCGACGGGCTATAAGGCTAGAATTTCTGCCTTCGCAAATAGTATCGTCCTGATGTCCCAGGGAGTACCGTTCATTCACAGCGGAGCGGAACTGCTTAGAAGCAAGAACGGTGTCGCCAATAGCTACCAGGCTGGAGACTTGATTAACCGTATTGATTGGAGACGGAAGGCTGAACATTGGCCCGTGTTTGACATGTATCGCCATGTCATCCACAATCGCAAGCGATTTGAAGGCCTACGCCTAGGAACTGAAGATGAGATAAACCAAGCTGTTAGGGTCTATGACCGCGGCTATGGCTTGATTGAGGTCTCGATCCGGGGGGATGGCACCTCTAGACATGAGCTGTTGATCTTACTCAACTCCGGGCCTGACAGGGATTACATCCTGCCGCCTGGCCTTTGGACAGCGGCGATTGAGCAAGGCATCTCCACCCGTGACCGCCCCGTGCAAGGAGTTATCAAAGCCGCTGGAACTGCCGTGACGCTCCTCTACCGCCCCTAA
- a CDS encoding LysM peptidoglycan-binding domain-containing protein, with the protein MKHSLQIISPFLLLTHFSCTSQLDSQPMEPFLEKPQELHGDEPEVVPDEIDEVIESTVEKPRTEPPPPIGTEKDEINESLEQGIPLEINAEVQRWIEVFTGSHRDMFQRYLNRGERFKPMIITTLRDQGVPTELYYLAMIESGFSTHAYSHAKALGLWQFIAGTGKRYGLRIDRYVDERRDPIRATISASMYLNDLNNVFDSWYLAMAAYNAGELRILRAIMKAKTRDFWQLARGNYLPDETMNYIPKFLAALTIGSNPEKYGFTIEPATDIPPLVSVKVPSPVKLDQIAKLSGVSLKELKENNPHIRRNMTPPGLKEYRLWVPEYERAQVLAVQDGLKTHRLKISSSQRKVARRYHRVRRGETLASISRRYGLTIRQLKARNGLRSNRIYAGSRLIIRDSKSTERYRVRRGDNLNLIARKFNTSVRNIKRLNNLKSTRIYAGQILKVRPRG; encoded by the coding sequence ATGAAGCATAGTTTACAGATTATCAGCCCATTCCTATTATTGACCCACTTTTCCTGCACTTCCCAGCTCGATAGTCAGCCGATGGAGCCCTTTTTAGAGAAGCCTCAAGAGTTGCACGGTGACGAGCCCGAAGTTGTCCCCGATGAGATCGATGAAGTGATTGAATCCACCGTTGAGAAACCAAGGACAGAGCCTCCTCCCCCCATTGGCACCGAAAAAGATGAAATTAATGAGTCATTGGAGCAAGGCATTCCGCTAGAGATCAACGCCGAAGTTCAGCGTTGGATCGAAGTCTTTACGGGCAGCCACCGGGATATGTTTCAGCGCTATCTTAATCGCGGGGAACGTTTTAAACCTATGATCATAACTACACTGCGCGACCAGGGAGTTCCCACCGAACTCTACTACCTAGCAATGATCGAAAGTGGATTCAGCACTCACGCTTACTCCCATGCCAAGGCTTTAGGCCTTTGGCAGTTTATTGCTGGAACTGGCAAACGCTACGGTCTCCGCATTGATCGCTACGTGGACGAACGCCGCGATCCAATTCGTGCCACCATTTCAGCATCCATGTATCTGAATGATCTAAATAATGTCTTCGACTCTTGGTACCTGGCAATGGCAGCTTACAATGCAGGGGAGCTAAGAATTTTGCGGGCTATTATGAAAGCGAAGACGAGGGACTTTTGGCAGCTTGCCCGAGGCAACTACCTCCCTGATGAAACCATGAACTATATCCCTAAATTCCTAGCGGCGCTAACTATTGGTAGCAACCCCGAAAAATATGGGTTTACTATCGAACCAGCCACAGATATTCCACCACTCGTCAGCGTCAAGGTCCCGTCTCCAGTCAAGCTTGACCAAATAGCTAAACTAAGCGGCGTGTCGCTAAAAGAGCTTAAAGAAAACAACCCTCATATCCGACGCAACATGACCCCCCCAGGCCTTAAAGAATACCGCCTTTGGGTTCCTGAATACGAGCGCGCGCAAGTGCTAGCCGTCCAAGATGGGCTCAAGACTCACCGACTCAAAATATCATCTTCTCAACGCAAGGTGGCAAGACGCTATCATCGCGTGAGACGGGGCGAAACCTTGGCATCCATCTCTCGACGCTACGGTCTTACAATCAGACAATTGAAGGCACGAAACGGTCTCCGCTCAAACCGTATCTATGCAGGGAGCCGACTTATCATTCGTGACAGCAAAAGTACTGAACGATATCGAGTCCGTCGCGGTGATAACTTAAATCTTATTGCACGAAAGTTTAATACCAGTGTCCGAAATATCAAACGTCTGAATAATCTAAAGTCGACCCGCATCTATGCTGGTCAGATACTTAAAGTTAGACCTAGGGGCTGA
- a CDS encoding DUF1428 domain-containing protein → MKYVDGFLAAVPKENRDKFIEHSKACTEVLMNCGALSVVDCWGDDVPDGKVTSMPLAVQKKDDEVIVFSWITWPSKAIRDEGMKKFVEDPAMTPENNPMPFDGKRLIYGGFEVVHSHGD, encoded by the coding sequence ATGAAATACGTCGATGGATTCTTGGCAGCTGTACCAAAAGAAAATAGAGATAAGTTTATTGAACACTCTAAGGCCTGTACCGAGGTTCTCATGAACTGCGGTGCTCTCTCAGTGGTTGACTGCTGGGGTGATGATGTCCCTGACGGCAAAGTCACCTCGATGCCATTAGCGGTGCAAAAGAAAGATGACGAGGTGATCGTCTTCTCATGGATTACCTGGCCTTCAAAGGCTATTAGAGACGAGGGGATGAAGAAATTTGTGGAGGACCCTGCAATGACACCGGAGAATAACCCAATGCCGTTTGATGGTAAGAGGTTAATCTATGGGGGATTTGAAGTTGTTCATTCCCATGGTGATTAA
- a CDS encoding polysaccharide deacetylase family protein, with protein MKFSKMRWSATISMVMAFQGQTLKADVPSFSYCQNGSCEIVEDIKAFRSKPIASVNGGTFVRFKGAHFHCQANDQYALTFDDGPSHLAPKVLDILRTYKIPATFFVLGNHLQSTQQKSLLQRAFQEGHMIANHTMSHPSLISLSPEQALEQLDQTRAVIQDILGPFGYSGEESYFYRPPYGEIDDTVGETLRDAGYTAVIWNSDRYDWQDIGSVRVIDRLNQHLDLQESSRLGNRSILDLNHDRSSSTLGALETLIKNVRSAGYRFVSVRDCIDSRS; from the coding sequence ATGAAGTTCTCAAAGATGCGATGGAGTGCGACGATATCTATGGTTATGGCTTTTCAAGGGCAAACTTTGAAAGCCGATGTGCCGAGTTTTTCCTACTGTCAGAATGGAAGCTGTGAAATCGTAGAGGATATCAAAGCATTTCGCAGTAAGCCGATCGCCAGTGTTAACGGTGGAACTTTTGTACGTTTTAAAGGAGCCCACTTCCACTGTCAGGCAAACGATCAGTATGCGCTTACCTTTGACGATGGGCCAAGTCACCTAGCTCCGAAGGTTCTCGATATTCTTCGCACGTATAAAATTCCTGCGACCTTTTTCGTCTTAGGAAACCATCTCCAATCGACTCAGCAAAAATCCTTATTGCAACGGGCCTTCCAAGAAGGGCATATGATTGCGAATCATACCATGTCACACCCAAGCTTAATTTCTCTAAGTCCCGAACAAGCCTTGGAGCAGCTCGATCAAACCAGAGCTGTCATTCAGGATATTCTAGGACCTTTCGGATATAGCGGTGAGGAAAGCTACTTTTATCGACCGCCCTACGGAGAGATTGATGATACGGTGGGGGAAACCTTGAGAGATGCAGGTTACACGGCTGTGATTTGGAATTCAGATCGCTATGACTGGCAAGACATTGGTTCAGTACGAGTGATTGACCGCCTCAATCAACATCTGGACTTACAGGAATCTTCTAGGTTGGGGAATCGGTCGATTCTAGATCTGAATCACGATCGTAGCTCTTCGACTTTGGGTGCGCTGGAGACGCTGATCAAAAATGTACGGTCAGCTGGTTATCGATTCGTTTCTGTGCGAGACTGTATTGACTCCAGATCTTAG
- a CDS encoding TSUP family transporter — translation MELSFLELGVMFALIGFAGFVDSIAGGGGMITIPTYLALGVPPDLVLGTNKTVSTTGTSIAVFRFAKNKAILWKLMAGAIVLSMLGSYIGASLSKYLSRSMMTGILLVVIPAILLIQRKIDIRAKASEGVKGFDRTLAIKAAVIGFVIGGYDGLFGPGTGTFLLIAFVLFVNMDYRQASANGRIINYISNLSAFFVFLYEGRIYWPVVGVALIAAMIGNYLGSGMVLNNAEKVVRPVFQVVLIALLAKCVYDLI, via the coding sequence TTGGAGCTTTCGTTTCTTGAACTTGGCGTTATGTTCGCTCTCATCGGTTTTGCTGGCTTCGTGGATTCCATTGCGGGGGGCGGTGGGATGATTACGATTCCTACTTACCTGGCTCTTGGTGTTCCCCCAGATCTCGTGCTGGGGACTAATAAAACGGTTAGTACAACCGGGACTAGCATCGCTGTTTTTCGATTTGCAAAAAACAAGGCAATCCTCTGGAAGCTGATGGCCGGTGCCATTGTGCTATCGATGCTGGGTTCCTACATCGGGGCAAGCCTTTCGAAGTATCTCTCTCGTTCCATGATGACGGGAATCCTTCTTGTGGTCATTCCAGCGATTCTTCTAATCCAGCGAAAAATTGATATCCGAGCCAAGGCTTCCGAAGGCGTTAAGGGTTTCGATCGAACCCTGGCTATCAAGGCCGCTGTGATTGGTTTTGTCATAGGTGGCTATGATGGGCTATTTGGTCCTGGCACGGGAACTTTTTTGTTAATAGCTTTTGTCCTCTTTGTAAATATGGACTATCGCCAGGCTAGTGCCAATGGACGAATTATCAACTATATCTCAAATCTTTCTGCCTTTTTTGTCTTTCTATATGAGGGGCGCATCTACTGGCCTGTGGTGGGTGTGGCCCTAATTGCTGCTATGATCGGCAACTACCTGGGCAGCGGGATGGTTTTGAATAACGCTGAGAAAGTCGTTCGGCCTGTTTTTCAGGTGGTTTTGATCGCGCTCCTGGCGAAGTGTGTTTATGATCTCATTTGA
- a CDS encoding PDC sensor domain-containing protein, with amino-acid sequence MRVFITIFASLSFSMGPTEIVLATETDSLMDAYYKQKVALKKEADAVLKSLQSGDWSIIIDHLEKVNRRYPKGLERTDKSTPRGQNFDTMDTEWRAWSESFRNPKGKKSKGKTPDWIKQVLDNDCSKYLAQKTKNKSNVAEIFVMDRLGGTSCTIEPTSDFDQGDEAKFQIPRSTRKVHQGELKKDKSSNSVSIQVSYPIVEKGQFVGAVTIGLTLD; translated from the coding sequence ATGAGAGTTTTTATTACTATTTTTGCCAGCCTCTCTTTCTCGATGGGGCCTACGGAAATAGTGCTGGCTACTGAGACCGACAGCTTAATGGATGCCTATTACAAGCAGAAAGTGGCCCTAAAAAAAGAAGCTGATGCAGTGCTTAAGAGCTTGCAATCCGGAGACTGGAGCATCATTATCGATCATCTTGAAAAAGTCAATCGCAGGTATCCTAAGGGCCTTGAGCGCACTGACAAATCCACTCCTCGTGGGCAAAACTTCGACACAATGGATACTGAGTGGCGAGCGTGGAGCGAATCCTTTAGAAACCCAAAAGGTAAGAAGTCTAAGGGCAAGACCCCAGACTGGATTAAACAAGTCCTAGATAATGATTGCTCAAAGTATCTCGCTCAAAAGACTAAAAATAAATCCAATGTAGCAGAAATCTTCGTAATGGATCGCCTAGGTGGGACCAGCTGTACAATTGAACCCACGTCAGACTTTGATCAGGGGGATGAAGCTAAGTTTCAAATTCCTCGATCGACACGCAAGGTTCATCAGGGAGAATTGAAGAAGGACAAAAGCTCGAATAGTGTGTCTATACAGGTGAGTTATCCAATTGTAGAAAAAGGTCAATTTGTTGGTGCTGTCACAATTGGTTTAACGTTAGACTAA